AAACATGGATGTAGTTTCTTCTACTATTGATTAGAGAAGCAATGTCAGCAAATCTTACAAGTGAACTAAGAAATCACCCCGTACAAAATGACAATGAAGtaacaatacaatataaatatgtaatttacatTTGAATAAACATTCTAGTATTTGTTCACAAATTGCATTGACTCTGAAAGACAGAACAAGAGAGCCTATGGCGAATGCACAACAGAAAATGTCTATTTGCATGGAAAGGAAGTTATGCAGCTATCTTTATAAACCCAACAATGTCTCAAATTCTACAAGGATTCTTTCTCTAAGAAATTGTTTTCCATGATCTTCGAGAAGGGTTtccttttttccttctctttttttcttttcatctctcTTGTTTGCTCCCTACTCAACttcaaattgtaaataaaactGCCTGAAGAAATCCTACGATGATGTCACATTGAAGTGGAAAAGCCATGATATCACAAAAGCAAAAACCATACAAGCAAGCAAGAAATTGAGGAAGCGATGGCCATGCCAAAATCTACGAGGTTCTGTAAAAGGAGCAGTTGTGGAGACTGTGGCTGCTGCTGTAGTACCATTGTTACCGTCGCTAACATGCTCTGTCGAATCCTCGTTTCCTCCATAAACATTCCGAGCAACAGAATGACAGATTTCACAAGTCCTATTAAAGTTTAAGCAAACAAAAATTATCAGAAAAACACAACTTAAAACGAATTGCTATTTTTGCAGTAAACAACCAGATTTTCTGACGAACATTGTTATAAATTCAGTAGAAACTTCACATCATATACATCAAAAGCAACATTAATTTTGCTAGCCACTTCAAAACGGGATGCTTCAAATAAACAAGCAGGCTTGCAAATTGAAAAAAGGCCATGCTGTTCATATGCCAGATATGAAAATATCATACCATAAAACCATGATATTTTCGGCTCATACACAAGACGTAATAAACTAGTAATAAATGAaacttcatttaaatttaacaaagatAATCATCAACCAACCTTACTGTTTACACTAAGTTGTCACAGCAGAAGAGTCAACCAATCAGAATAATGAATGATTTCATAGTTTTCCAGCTCTAGTTAGCCCAAATTAAATCTCTATATACAACTGTCCAATTGCCtttatataatttcaaacaTGTCTTTGACAAACCATGTCACGTTTTTAAAGTATCAAACTAAGCTAAAGaataatatatcataaatatttgCCACCAATCAAAGCATCAATACATCAGTTAAAGAAAATTCCAAAATTGAAAAGATTCAAATTCTGTCGCATTATAGGACTTTAATTTAGCCATGAAGTAATGCATTTGGATGGATTTGCGTCAGAATCAATCATAGCAATAGATCCTTCCTCAATAAATGGCACCTATAATTTGCTTTTAAATTCACAATGAAGAATGGACGGTCACCAGTCCATCAACAAAACATGCCCTACCATGTTGCCATAAAAGCACACGTAACTTGTTTCCTTACTTTCACTTAGAATTTAGGGACTGccattaaaattaagaaatagtACCCTGCCACTGAATACAAGTTTTAACTGTTCCATCTTCCGCAAGTGATTCTGCAGAACCAGAAAATGAAGTATGAAATTGTTTTACCTCAACAACTGCAACAAGGGATCTGGACATTTTTACCAACATTCAGTAGCTCGTGGTACTCACAATTCACAACTATTAGGCAATCTAAAAGTTGACATCATACATCATACATGAACAGATTATATGGGACCAGTAACTTGCAGATTAAAATATTCTAGGTGGCACAGCTGCAAGCACGTAGCATCTACCAAGATATTTGAATCCATGAACAGGAGTCAGACGGGGTCAAATCTCCACTTtgaaagagataaaaataataagaaagaagAGTAATATATAGATTCCTAAATTTCAGAAAAGCGACAAAGCAGCAAAGAATCCCACTGTGCTTGGGTAGGCAAGACAGCGAATCAGTTGAACTAGTTGATGCTTTACGCCTTTCTTTTTCCATAatcttcattaaaaaaatttaatcttcTATAACTTTCCCCTTTCCCAGACCAATAATTGAGCCTTCCCTCACCCTGCAATTGAATTTTTTACACCTTCTAAAATATGTTTCCAAATAATTTCCCCACCATCTTCCTCAGCCTTACACTCATTactgaattaaataatttcacaaCACAAATTACACGTTATACACTTCAATTACTTTCCCACACTCTAGTCATTAAAATCAAACCCTTCAAGCAAACAAAAAGCTGTGACTGATACTGTAAAGCTTTCAAACAGCACCAATACATAACATATGTCGGCAAGTTTCAGTTACCAAGGCCATGAATTAACAAAAGGGTATCTTaaatttctaacaaaaaaaaaacccaagATTTAGCATAAAAATCAAATCGATGGAACAAAAATAGTACGGAAGGTAGAGGTTTTCAGTTTCACACTCACCTATTTCCCTTAATCTTGAACCAGGCCTCAGCACAGTGCTTGTGAGCAGCAGCCAAATCACCCTTACAGGAACAACCCAATTCTATGGGGGCACCAGACTCATGGCTATCACTCACCAAACCCATGTGACAAATCCTACAATCCTTCTCCACTTTAGCCAAATGCACCTTGATCTCAGGAACCCCAGTTCTAGTTTCCAACTCCACAGAGCACTCAGAAACAGAAGAAGCTCTCCCAGAATGAGGAACACCCCCAGCCTCAGGATCAGAAACACAATCAAAGCTGTAATCATCATATGAACCACCATTTGTTGAGTAGAAACGAGAGTAGCAAGAACCATCATCAGCATCAGAGAAGCACAAGCTCCCTTCAACGCTCGCATCACTTCCAACAACCGAACGGCGATGGTTTCCTTGCTCCAAATCAACATGGGACATCTGCAAGGTGGCCATTCTTCGACCGACAAGAgaccaaaacaaacaaacagcccaacaacaacaacaataacgtTTTCTCAGAGCTTGAGACAGAAAGCATGAAATGCCTCAAATTTTGGAAAGTAGGGAGTACACATATAAAAGAATgatagaagataaaaaaaaaatggaacttGGGGCTAAAGAATTGAGAAACCGGATTAGGTGAGCATTCCCTTTAACCCCATCAATGCAAAGTTCCAAAAGTTTCAAGTTTTGGAAGGGGGTAAGGAAATTTGcatccctttttttttctgtgaaTGGAGAGATGAAGGGTGTGAATGATGGGACGAAGAGGACTGATGCGGTGGAAGAAGGCAGAGACAGTGACCCTGCcaacaacaacacaaacaaaggTGCTGTGGGAGCACAGAAAAACTCCCACGAGATTGCATTGATTAAGGAGTGTTTGACATgcgaaataaaaataataactttaatatttattctcTTATCAACGAAATTATTTCTcttctaaaatactattttgGTAAACGAAATTCATCCTAATTTGTTCTTTTAAGATATTCTACATTACATTTCCATACAAAACAATTGTTTCGAATTCAACCAAACTCAATAAAATTTACCACTTAAGCCAAATGGTATGACCTTATTTACACAAAAAATAGTGGTTTATAAAAATAACGCTacctttaaaaattatattttaaataagaaaaaataatggaaaaatatttcGAAGAATTTAATATTCGATTACAAAATTGAGTTTCGCTTTTACTTTAGTATTAAGATAAAACCTCGTATATTGAATTAATGTGCATTATAAGCAATTGTCGGAACAAATATGCATTATAAACGTAATAAGtagaaattacattttttaagttttgtatctttccttttaaaaaaattataaaagaaaatattgcgtcatcaataataattttgtaaatagaTGTTCATTTTAGATgttagaatttatatttttctgagGTCTATACTCTTTGGATGTCGGAATTTTCAATTTGCGACGTGATATTgagtaaatttaataaaaatgttttgtgtgaagataaatatatattcatgtATGATGTTAAATGTCCTAGTTTCAAAGGTCAAAGAATTATAAGACATAATATCACTTTTTAGATGTTATATATTAgtgaattcattaaaaatttggaCGGAGAGGgtaaaaatttattcattttatctttactACGCAaaaccttcttttcttctcaaactctTCTTAGACGAAGCTTTCAGCGACCaacacatgtaatctttctttcattttacacAAATGCACGttgattaactactttatgtatgattttctttcGTTTTGACCGATTGGTTTCATGCACAggtacatcttccccaacaacaaatgaatttagttctccattatcatagagaaactagatgaacaatgaaatgaaagagatagaaaaatcctagaaactgaagaggagagctcccacatccccaaatctgcctccaaggggcgaaaaatgtgtttctgtgctcaagccatcaagagataaCATCCCTAGGACGTGCTAatccttaaatagatcaaaattaaagtccaagcccataacgctggcgctcaacgcccctacATAGGGTGACTAGGCGCTAGTGCGGGAGTACTAGCGCTCAGGGCCCCTTAGAGGGCGCCCAGGCAGTGTGCGATACATGAAAGTGGCGCTCAGGGCCCCTGACTAGCGCTCAGCCTTGACTGGCTGGTGCTCAGGGCCCTTGAGGAGGCCCTCCGCTTCAGCTTGACTTTTGTGCACTGcgtcttcttctctttttctacatttcaactccttggtactttaactcctctttcaaatcattcgaataacctacaaaatcaagggaatttagtgataaaatcattaagtataccatctactcacttattcacaaaactaaactaaaaacatgagttcaagcaagcttctaagtcaaaaagggttgatttagtatcaaaattgcatcacagataacagtaaattcaaccgttatcacaaccccaaacttgaaactttacttatcctcaagcaaaatgtaacttggcttaaacaaaataattatactacaatggtctagcacaccaaaaaacatttttctctaggacaagtaaatcactcatgtctgctcatcatagaaagatttGTCAAGATAcaatgatgctttagccaatcaagcttcaactatggtgctcacataatcaagacatacacaacagatccaaacctcatgaataatcaacaaccaaggaagaatgttatcataaagtgcatggaacaattcctcacccaggatagtgtttcactcaaactcaaaggtgtatattgaggtgacactcttacactctaccatcacaatgtcgcatgaatcaatttttcctttcatttaaacACATCAAATGCATTCACAAgaaagttatcatcacaaggactttttctaGGCTTGTAACATGgccgggctaagaagaaaatttgtttttctagacaacaaaattccttgcgttaagagagtgcataattcatttatttacattaacattaatctctctttctccttttatgtgagaaaccaatcttcaacttatacccaactttcctttcattgagcttaaccttttcttttctttcttttctttcttttcttttcttttctttttcttttgctttttcttttgctcaatgatctttaaatattttcacaaagttctttccgaTTTCCCACAACCcaaaacttgaaccattctcctttaccatataaacatactctactcaactcaaggcaaGAATTTctaaaaggtttttttttcaaatttcaaatttaggtCAAGGCTCAAAGGATAGAACAAACATTGTACATTATTAGGTTCACATATTGGCAATGGCTTATATGGGAGAagaacaaatggccttgatcatgtgtaacaagcaagcaagaggtttaatcatagaaacttaagcaaaatcaatcatgcttccaaagcaataacattcaatcaatcaaaaactctggagtccAACATCTCACCGGTCAATTCAAGTTctacaatttgataaacatcttgcccagcatattaatcacaattgaaatcatgcatctgtttttaacaaaactatgagcaaccaccatctatgcttaaaagcctCACCAATCATTAACTTAACATGCATCATAGAAAAATGtagcaaacacaagaatattactcatcacaaacaatagtttatcacatcataccaaaccatttCAACACTATTCATTCAACCAAGTACataactcaattaaaattaaaaacaaaataaaataaccaaagttcaaacaagcataaaaataaagtaaaacaaatcCTAATctcatagcatccatcagtataTGCTTTaatctagtagcatccatcagtaaatgttgttagtaacatccatcagtaaatgtcTAGTAgcatagcatccatcaatagatgctctcagtaacatccatcagtagatgctctcaatagcatccatcagtagctGCTCTCGTCtaaatcttcatcatcatagcatccatcagtagatgctttaatctagtagcatccatcagtagatgctatcattTGAGTCCTCCTAACATCCCTCAGTAGATGATGTCATTActgcaaagcaaaatcaaatccaaaccacacaaataatcaattaaaaagaaaaagtaagaaactgggttgcctcccaataagcgcttgtttaatgtcacaagcctgacaccattaagcacaatccggatttttgatgttggtgcttttctctctttcatcacaccaacataaCTTCAACAACTTCCTAGTCACCATCTTTACTctccttgaataaggagcctcaatctcaatagCTTTAATCACCCATAACCTGTTCTTGTATCTCACTGGTGAACTAACTTCTCTTCATTATCTGCCTTCTTCATCTAATATTGGCAGTCTTCTCTACTTCCAGACCTAAAAAGAAAGATTCTGATGATCTTGTGCTCTTAGTACAGATTTTTGGATTTTATCCTGCAAACATTAAAGAACATTatactagagcacccaattagtccaaaaataaaaaatcaaaataaaaaacaaaaatttaaaatagaaaaaattaaagataaagtctaattggttaagaatcacacaaaagtatagtttaaaccacgagtccccagcaactgtgccaaaaaattattaagacctcgacaagtgtaccgaatcgtatcaagtaatataaaatggtaagacaaagtatcgtttcccaagggactctcgacactaaataattgtgtaattacttaactaattaagacggaaaaaatattttgttggttttcaaatgcaaatgcaacaaaagtaaatatgaatgcaaattgatcaattgaggctaaacactataATGAAtagatgaagttgataatatgagatgataatgttgttcgGGTGTAGATTTCACCtcatcactctcatgcatataagaattcttcttctttattaaatgtcaatgtcactttctaaattacttagaacccgatgtctTGGCGAAAGAAGCCTATCCTCAATTATTAGACCCAAtgtcttgcatccctaataattaattctgcattacgaacggaagcttaagacaaccaagctttctatccctatgtctaggcaatagttcccttgggagaaattctctagatcatgaattgtaagatattTATCGATACTCAGacaaatcaaatatcatgcCGTGAATGAgataaacataacaagcattgagcaaagaagaataaccctaacaattaatgaaagaagcatatataaatcagaatcaattcaaatacatgagagtttagaggttacatcttccccaacaacaaatgaatttagttctccattatcatggagaaaatagatgaacaatggaatgaaagagagagaaaaaccctagaaattgaagaggagagctcccacaTCCCCAAATATGCCTCAGAGAGGCGAAAactgtgtttctgtgctcaagccatcaagagataccaTCCCTAAGACGTGTTAAtccttaaatagataaaaaataaagtccaagcccataatgttggcgctcaacgcccctacttagggcaaTCGGGCGCTGGTGCGGGAgtatgataacagttgaaaaactgttattttcatgcttaaatttgatactaaaagcaacatttaacacttagaaactagcttgaaatcatgcttttggttatatttttagaaataagagagctggacaggtttatgcttgatttcagtgttttatgcaggttttaaggtgaattttgtgaaagaagtgaagaaggataggaatggaatcagaaaagacattaaaaagtgcaaaagaagaagccgcaaccaccgctcagcggcagtttaccgctcagcggcactcagaaacccacgttggctccgctgaggggtgaaaaggccgctgaggggaagaaacgaactcgcgcacttaccgctgagcggtactattttgggcttgggcctaattttctgtaattttacgaatagtatataagctttagggtttcctagggtttgtatctttggctggggcgaaacaaacactctcttttccacccctttgaaggaagattttggatgctcaggctacctctctacctttctagggatttatctttcattctttcatcattgttcatctagattcaccatgaatatggtgaactaaaccttgtattgttgttgggggatcaatgtaatcttgtgaaactctcatatatggaatttgtgtttaaaaatcttatttgagatacatgctttctttcattaattgttagggtttttcctctttgctcaaagcatgcattgtttaactcattcattgtcatgatcattgattttgtcgatatggaaacgtacggggaagtctagatccggggaatttctcccaatagcatattggttgcctttaagctcctgcacttccgaactaattactaggaatgctaggaattgtatgaactcgtaattaaggataggccttcttgacaaggtaatttagagagtggcattaacattgatgaaaagattgatgaattcctaaagtatatgagagtggataagataaaattgataaccccaacaacatactcatccatataattcataccgtgtttgttttactctttttgccattgatcacattcatacatacatttttaattactgtcttttccattaaaaacctacaatcaatcgttcacaagtcttaaataatcaacaaatcaaataactaactaggccgtgagtcctttgggagaacgatacttggtcttaccgagtttattacttgatacgattcggtcacacttgtcgattgttaaacaagtttg
This sequence is a window from Vigna angularis cultivar LongXiaoDou No.4 chromosome 2, ASM1680809v1, whole genome shotgun sequence. Protein-coding genes within it:
- the LOC108327007 gene encoding uncharacterized protein LOC108327007 — its product is MATLQMSHVDLEQGNHRRSVVGSDASVEGSLCFSDADDGSCYSRFYSTNGGSYDDYSFDCVSDPEAGGVPHSGRASSVSECSVELETRTGVPEIKVHLAKVEKDCRICHMGLVSDSHESGAPIELGCSCKGDLAAAHKHCAEAWFKIKGNRTCEICHSVARNVYGGNEDSTEHVSDGNNGTTAAATVSTTAPFTEPRRFWHGHRFLNFLLACMVFAFVISWLFHFNVTSS